From the genome of Pseudomonas sp. WJP1:
CCGACGTGTGCTTCGAGTCAGGCTTCAACAATATCTCCAACTTCAACCGGCGTTTCCAGCAGCTCAAGGGCATGACGCCTTCGCATTACCGGCGGTTGGTGGTGCAGCGGTTGACCGAGCAGAACCTGGGTTAAAACACAATCCCTGTGGGAGCGGGCTTGCCCGCGATGGCGGACTGTCAGACGAATTATCTTTCGGATCTGGCGGCCTCATCGCGGGCAAGCCCGCTCCCACAGGTGCTGTATTTCAACCCAAAAACCTGTACGGATTCGATGTCGTCCCACCGCTGAAAAAGCCCTTCTCTGCGTCTCCCCCTCCAAACCCCAGTGCAAAATAGTATCAATCCAAGTGCGATGGATGATTTGTCTCGCCCTCAATAGAAGGCTGTAATCAGCGCACATTCTTCCTGCCTTCGGAAGATACAAAAACAATAACTGTCCTTCTGTGGCCCACCGGGTGCAGAAAAGGAGTGCTCGATGCAACCCTCTGTAAAAGCTCTGCTTGCCTTCACCTGCATGACCCTCAGCAGCGTCAGCCTTGGCGCCCAGACCCTGACGATCGCCACCGTCAACAACAGCGACATGATTCGCATGCAAAAGCTCTCGAAAACCTTCGAGACCGAGCATCCGGACATCCAGCTCAACTGGGTGGTGCTCGAAGAAAACGTCCTGCGCCAGCGCCTGACCACTGACATCGCCACCCAGGGTGGACAGTTCGATGTACTGACCATCGGCATGTACGAAGCCGCACTGTGGGGCGCGAAAGGTTGGCTGGAGCCGATGAAGGACCTGCCGGCCAGCTACGCTCTCGACGATGTTTTTCCCTCGGTGCGCGAGGGCCTGTCCGTCAAGGGGTCGCTGTATGCCTTGCCCTTCTACGCTGAAAGCTCCATCACCTATTACCGTACCGACCTGTTCAAGGACGCCGGCCTGACCATGCCCGAGCGCCCGACCTGGACCCAGATCGCCGAATTCGCCAACACACTCACCCACAAGGATAAAGAACAGTACGGTATCTGCCTGCGCGGCAAAGCGGGCTGGGGCGAGAACATGGCGCTGGTCACCACCGTGGCCAACGCCTACGGCGCACGTTGGTTCGATGAGCAGTGGAAAGCGCAATTCAACGGACCCGAATGGAAGAACGCGCTGAACTTCTACGTCGACACCATGAAAAAATCCGGTCCGCCAGGGGCATCGAGCAACGGCTTCAATGAAAACCTGGCGCTGTTCAACAGCGGAAAATGTGCGATCTGGGTCGATGCCAGCGTCGCCGGCTCGTTCGTCACCGACAAGACCCAGAGCAAGGTCAGCGACCACGTCGGTTTCACCTACGCGCCCCATGAGGTTACCGATAAAGGCTCGGCCTGGTTGTACTCCTGGGCACTGGCGATCCCGACCAGCTCCAAGGCCAAGGACGCGGCAAAAACCTTCAGTGCCTGGGCCACGTCCAGGGAATACGGTGCACTGGTCGCGCAAGAGGACGGCATTGCCAACGTGCCGCCAGGTACCCGCGCCTCGACCTACAGCGAGGCCTACTTGAACGCCGCGCCTTTTGCCAAAGTCACGCTGGAATCGCTCAAGGCGGCGGACCCGGGCAAGCCGACGCTCAAACCGGTGCCCTATATCGGCATTCAGCTGGTGACCATCCCGGAGTTCCAGGGCATAGGCACCCAGGTCGGCAAATCGTTCTCCGCGGCGTTGATTGGCCAGACTCCGGTTGAGCAGGCCCTGGCCGCTGCCCAGCAAACCACCGAACGCGAGATGAAGCGCGCGGGTTACCCCAAGTAACCTCGCATAAATGTGGGAGCGGGCTTGCTCGCGAAGAGGCCGGTACATCCGATGCATCTTCAGCGGCTGGAATTCCGCTTTCGTCGGAACGCCGCCCGGAGCAAGCCCGCTCCCACATTTGATCTTCATTTGCCTGTTCCTAATCGGTTCTGATCATCATGAATATTTCAACTGTCAAAGCTCACATGGAAATCCCTCAACCGCTGCGCAAAAGGCGGTTTGCCAACCCCGGCTGGTTTCTGGTCAGCCCTTCGGTAGCCCTGCTGCTGTTGTGGATGATCGTGCCGCTGGGCATGACCCTGTACTTTTCGCTGATTCGCTACAACCTGCTCAATCCGGGTGAAAACGAATTCGTCGGGCTGGAAAACTTCACGTACTTCCTGACCGACTCCGGTTTCATGCCCGGCGCCACCAATACCCTGGTTCTGGTAGGCAGTGTGTTGCTGATCAGCGTGGTGCTCGGCGTATTGATCAGCGCCCTGCTCGAAGCCAGTGATTTTTTCGGGCGGGGCATCGTGCGGGTGCTGCTGATCTCGCCGTTCTTCATCATGCCCACGGTCGGCGCGCTGATCTGGAAGAACCTGATTTTCCATCCGGTGTCGGGGATTCTCGCCTACGTCTGGAAACTGTTCGGTGCGCAACCGGTGGACTGGCTAGCGCACTACCCGCTGCTGTCGATCATCATCATTGTCTCGTGGCAATGGCTGCCCTTCGCGATCCTGATCCTGATGACCGCCATGCAGTCACTCGACCAGGAACAGAAGGAAGCCGCGCGCCTGGACGGTGCCGGGCCCATCGCGATCTTCTGGCACCTGACCCTGCCGCACCTGGCGCGACCGATTGCAGTGGTGGTGATGATCGAAACCATCTTCCTGCTCTCGGTGTTCGCCGAAATCTTCACCACCACCAACGGCGGCCCCGGCTACGCCTCGACCAACCTCGCCTACCTGATCTACAACCAGGCGCTGGTGCAGTTCGACGTCGGCATGGCGTCGGCAGGCGGCTTGATCGCGGTGGTGATCGCCAACATCGCGGCCATCGTGCTGGTGCGCATGATCGGCAAAAACCTGACTGACAAAGCCTGAGGCCCGCGCCATGACCCTTCAACAATCCCGTCGTCTGCAAAGCCTGCTGCTTGGCACCCTGGCCTGGGCCATCGCGATCCTGATCTTCTTCCCGATCTTCTGGATGGTGCTGACCAGTTTCAAGACCGAAATCGATGCGTTCGCCACGCCGCCGCAGTTCATCTTCACCCCGACGCTGGAAAACTACCTGCACATCAACGAGCGCAGCGACTACGCAAGTTTCGCCTGGAACTCAGTGGTGATTTCGTTCAGCGCCACGGCCCTGTGCCTGCTGATCGCGGTGCCGGCAGCCTACTCAATGGCGTTCTACGAAACCCAACGCACCAAAGGCACGCTGTTGTGGATGCTCTCCACCAAGATGCTGCCGCCAGTGGGCGTACTGATGCCGATCTACCTGCTGGCCAAGAGCTTTGGCCTGCTCGACACACGCATCGCACTGATCGTGATCTACACCCTCATCAACCTGCCGATCGTGGTCTGGATGATTTACACCTACTTCAAGGACATCCCGAAAGACATCCTCGAAGCCGCCCGCCTGGATGGCGCAACGTTGACGCAGGAAATGCTCCGGGTACTGCTGCCGATCGCCAAGGGCGGCCTGGCCTCGACCGTGCTGCTGTCGCTGATCCTGTGCTGGAACGAGGCCTTCTGGTCGCTGAACCTGACCTCATCGAAAGCCGCACCACTGACCGCGTTGATCGCCTCCTATTCAAGCCCCGAAGGGTTGTTCTGGGCCAAATTGTCGGCGGTCTCGACCCTGGCCTGCGCGCCGATCCTGATCTTCGGCTGGATCAGCCAGAAACAACTGGTGCGCGGGCTGTCGTTCGGCGCCGTGAAATAACAACAACACGTGGAGGCCCATCATCATGGCCAACCTGAAAATCAAGAATCTGCAAAAAGGCTTCGAAGGCTTTTCCATCATCAAGGGCATCGACCTGGAAGTGAATGACAAGGAGTTCGTGGTGTTCGTCGGCCCGTCCGGTTGCGGCAAATCCACCCTGCTGCGCCTGATCGCGGGGCTGGAAGAAGTCAGCGGAGGCACCCTCGAACTCGACGGCCGCGACATCACCGAAGTCAGCCCGGCCAAGCGCGACCTGGCGATGGTGTTCCAGACCTACGCCCTGTACCCGCACATGAGCGTGCGCAAGAACATGTCGTTTGCCCTCGACCTGGCCGGGGTGCCGAAAGCCGAGGTCGAGAAGAAAGTCGGTGAAGCGGCGCGCATCCTGGAGCTCGGACCGATGCTCGAGCGCAAGCCCAAACAGCTGTCCGGTGGTCAACGGCAACGCGTAGCGATTGGCCGGGCGATCGTGCGCAATCCGAAAATTTTCCTGTTCGACGAACCACTGTCCAACCTCGACGCCGCGCTGCGGGTGCAGATGCGCCTTGAACTGCTGCGCCTGCACAAGGAGCTGCAAGCTACCATGATCTACGTGACTCACGACCAGGTTGAAGCGATGACCATGGCCGATAAAGTCGTGGTGCTCAATGGCGGCAAAATCGAACAGGTCGGCTCGCCGCTGGACCTCTATCACCAGCCGGCCAACCTGTTTGTCGCAGGCTTTCTCGGCACACCGAAAATGGGTTTCCTCAAGGGCCAGGTCAGCCGGGTCGACGGCCAAGGCTGTGAAGTGCAACTGGATGCCGGCACCCGCATCAGTCTGCCGCTCAGCGGCGCCAGCCTGAGGGTCGGCGACGCCGTCACCTTGGGGATTCGCCCGGAACACCTGGAACTGGCCGCACCCGGTGACTGCACGCTGCAGGTCACCGCCGACGTCAGCGAACGCCTGGGCAGCGATACCTTCTGTCACGTGCGCACAGCAAACGGCGAAGCCTTGACCCTGCGTGTGCGCGGCGACCTGGCCAGCCGCTACGGCGAGACCTTGAGCCTGCACCTGGACGCCAGCCACTGCCATTTGTTCGATGCCGACGGCGTGGCGATGACCCGCCCGTTGCGCCTCGCTGCCTGATTCAGAGAGCCTGTGATGAAACTCGATAAACACAACCTGCAGCGCCTTGCACCCAAGGTGGTCCGACCCGCCTACGCCCTGAGCGACACCCGCCACGGCATCGCGCACATTGGCGTCGGCGGTTTCCACCGCGCCCACCAGGCGTATTACACCGATGCGTTGATGAACCAGGGCGAAGGTCTGGACTGGGCGATCTGCGGCGTCGGTCTGCGCGGCGAAGATCGCCGGGCCCGGGATGATCTGCAACAACAGGACTACCTGTTCACCTTGTTCGAGCTCGGCGATACCGACGACACTCAAGTGCGAATCATCGGTGCCATCCGCGACATACTGCTGGCCGAAGACGATGCCCAGGCGCTGATCGACAAACTCGCCAGCCCCGAGATCCGCATCGTTTCGCTGACGATCACCGAGGGTGGCTACTGCATCGACGACAGCAACGGCGAGTTCATGGCCCATCTGCCGCAGATCCAGCACGACCTGTCGAACCCGCACGCCCCGAAAACCGTGTTCGGTTTCCTCTGCGCCGCCCTGGCCAAACGCCGCGCGGCAGGCACGCCGGCATTCACCTTGATGTCCTGCGATAACCTGCCGCACAACGGCGCGGTCACCCGCACCGCCCTGCTGGCCTTCGCCACCCTGCTGGATGCCGATCTGCGCGACTGGATCGAGCGCAACGTGAGCTTCCCCAACGCCATGGTCGACCGCATTACGCCGATGACCAGCACCCGACATCGCCAGCAACTGGCCGACCGGCACGGGGTCGACGACGCCTGGCCGGTGGTCTGCGAACCGTTCGCGCAATGGGTGCTGGAGGACAAGTTCGTCAACGGCCGCCCGGCCTGGGAAAAGGTCGGCGTGCAGTTCACCGACGACGTCAGCCCCTATGAAGAAATGAAAATCAAGCTGCTCAACGGCAGCCACCTGGCCCTGACCTACCTGGGGTTCCTCAAGGGCTACCGCTTCGTCCACGAGACCATGAACGACCCGTTGTTTGTGCGCTACATGCGTGCCTACATGGACCTGGACGTCACGCCGCAGCTGTCGCCGGTGCCGGGGATCGACCTCACCGAGTACAAGAACACCCTGGTGGCACGCTTCTCCAACCAGGCGATTGCCGATCAACTGGAGCGCGTGTGCTCGGACGGTTCGTCGAAGTTTCCCAAATTCACCGTGCCGACCATCAACCGCCTGATTGCCGATGGCCGGGAAACTAAACGCGCAGCGCTGGTCGTTGCCGCGTGGGCGTTGTATTTGAAAGGGGTGGATGAGCATGGCGAGACTTACGCCATTGCAGACCCAAGGGCGGCGTTCTGCCAGGCGCTGGTGGCGGATGATGCATTGATTACCCAGCGGTTGCTGGCGGTCGAGGAGATTTTTGGTATGGCGATTCCACGTTCAGCGGAGTTTGTCGCGGCGTTTGAGTGGTGTTGCAACAGTTTGCGCGAGGTTGGGGTGACGCGGACTCTGGAGCGGATTCTGGCGTAAGCATTGCGGTGAAGCCTCTGACGTCATCGCGGGCAAGCCCGCTCCCACAGGGGTCAACGACGTACACAAATCCATGTTCCACCCCGCACCACTGTGGGAGCGGGCTTGCTCGCGAATGGACTCACCGCGATCGAACTGACACACCAAGGATCCAACATGGCAACCCAACAACTATTCCTCGGCATCGACTGCGGCACCCAAGGCACCAAAGCCATCATCCTCGATGCGTTCAGCGGCCAGGTCCTGGGCCAGGGCGCCGCCGCGCACAAGCTGATCAGCGGCGCCAACGGGCGCCGTGAGCAAGACACGGCGCAATGGTTGGAGGCATTCAGCCTCTCCACCCGACGTGCATTGCTGGCGGCGGATGCGGATGGCCAGGACATCCTCGGCATCGGCGTATCCGGCCAGCAACATGGCCTGGTGCTGCTCGACGATCAAGGCCAGGTCCTGCGTCCGGCCAAGCTCTGGTGCGACACCGAAACCACCGCGCAAAACGATCGACTGCTCAACCATCTGGGAGGCGAAAAAGGCTCGCTGGAACGCCTCGGCGTGGTGATTGCACCGGGCTACACGGTTTCAAAACTACTCTGGACCCAGGAACAGCACCCCGATGTGTTTGCACGCATCGCGCACATCCTGCTGCCCCATGATTACCTGAACTTCTGGCTCACCGGTCGTAGCTGCAGCGAATACGGCGATGCCTCGGGCACCGGCTATTTCAACGTACGTACCCGCCAATGGGATGTGCAGCTGCTGCGCGACATCGACCCCAGCGGGCGTCTGCATGCCGCGTTGCCGGAACTGATCGATGCCCATCAAGCCGTCGGCACGCTGCTGCCGGGCATCGCCGAACACTTGGGCATCAACCCGCAGGCGCTGGTGTCCAGCGGCGGTGGCGACAACATGATGGGGGCCATCGGCACCGGCAACATCACACCGGGTGCGATCACCATGAGCCTCGGCTCGTCCGGCACGGTGTACGCCTATGCCGAGCAACCGAACGTCAGCGCGGACGCGGCAGTGGCTACGTTCTGTTCATCCAGCGGCGGTTGGCTGCCATTGATTTGCACCATGAACCTGACCAACGCCACCGGGGCGATTCGAGAATTGTTCGATCTGGATATCGAGCATTTCAATGCGCTCGTTGCCCAGGCCCCCATCGGCGCCGAAGGGGTGAGCATGCTGCCGTTCCTCAACGGCGAACGCGTCCCTGCCCTGCCCCATGCCACCGGCAGCGTACTGGGACTGACCATGACCAACCTGACCCGGGCCAATCTGTGTCGCGCCGTTGTGGAAGGCACGACCTTCGGTTTGCGTTACGGACTGGACCTGCTGCGCCACAATGGCTTACAAAGCCAGCGCATCTGCCTGATCGGTGGTGGCGCCAGGAGCGCGGTGTGGCGGCAGATCGTCGCCGACACCATGAACATGACAGTCGTCTGCCCCGAGCAAAGCGAAGCCGCCGCCCTTGGCGCGGCGATTCAGGCGGCCTGGTGCAAGTCCCGGGCAACCGGGCATGAGGACAGCCTGGCGGATCTGTGTGAGCGCTGCGTGAAGTTCGATCCGGCCAGCGAAACCTTGCCGATCGCGCAAAACGTGGCAGCCTCGCGATTGGCCTACGAACGCTATCGACAACATGTCGCAACCCTATAAAGAGCGAACAACTATGTATCTGGTGTGTGGCGAAGCGCTGTTCGATTTCTTCAGTGAAAACGACGCCAGCGGCCTGGCTTCAAAAGTGAATTTCAAGGCCATCGCCGGTGGCTCGCCCTTCAACGTTGCGGTGGGCTTGCGCCGTTTGGGCGTGGAGGCTGCGTTGTTGGCCGGCTTGTCCACCGACTACCTCGGCCGGCGCTTGCTCCAGGTGTTGGAGGAAGAAGGCGTGCGCACGGACTATCTGGTGGATTTTGCCGCACCGACCACCCTGGCGATGGTCGCGGTCGGGGCCAATGGCTCGCCGCACTACAGTTTCCGCGGCGAAGGCTGCGCGGATCGACAGCTGCAACCCGGGCATCTACCGGCGTTGGGGCCGCACGTGCGTGGCTTGCACTTCGGTTCGTTTTCCCTGGTGGTGCAGCCGATTGCCGACACGCTGCTGGAACTGGTGCGCCGGGAAAGCGGCAAGCGCCTGATCAGCCTTGATCCGAACGTGCGGCTTAACCCGGAGCCGAACATCGAGCTGTGGCGTTCGCGGGTTGCCACCTTGGTCGAGCATGCCGATCTGATCAAGGTCAGCGATGAGGACCTGGGCCTGCTGTTTCCCGGGCAGGACCCGGCGCGGGTGATCGAGGGATGGCTGCAACACCGCTGCCAGCTGGTGTTCCTGACCCGAGGTGGCGAAGGTGCGACGGTGTTCAGTCGGGAGCACGGCTCGTGGTCGGTACCGGCCTGCGCTGTGGTCATCGCCGACACCGTGGGCGCTGGCGATACCTTCCAGGCGGCGTTGATTGCCTGGCTGACCGAACAACGGCTGGATTCGGTCGAGGGAGTACGGCAACTGAGTCGCCAGCAGATCGACTCGATGGTGAGGTTTGCGGTGCAGGCGGCTGCGCTGACGTGCAGCAAGACCGGGCCGGATTTGCCGTATCGCCATCAGATAGAGTTGCGTTGAATGTGATGGCCCTATCGCGAGCAGGCTCGCTCCCACAGTTGACCGAGTTGCCCTGAAGGACGCAGTCCAATGTGGGAGCGAGCCTGCTCGCGATGGCAATCTTTCAGGCGCTACAGGATCGAAAAGTTGTAGCTGACGATCAGCCGCGTCTCATCCACGTCCCGGGCATATTGCTGGTAGTTGGTGCGATAGGTCGCATTGCGCAACCGCAGGCTGACGTCCTTGAACGTCCCGCTCTGCACCACATACTTGAGTTCGCTGTCGCGTTCCCACTCTTTGCCTTCCTGATCGCTGCCCGGTACCTTGATGTGATCACCGTTCACATAGCGGGTCAGGAACGTCAGGCCGTTGATGCCAACGGCCTTGAAGTCATAGTCGTAACGCAGCTGCCACGAACGTTCCTGCGCCGCGGCGAAGTCGTTGACCTGCACGTAGTTGACCAGATACGGATTGGTACCATCGAGGTATGGCATCGAGTTGTCGCCGTTCATGCGCTGCCAACCAGCGCTGAACGTATGGCCGCCGAGGGCATAGGCAAGCATTGCGCTCAGGGCGCGGTTGTCGATGGAGCCGGCACGGGCAGCGCCACTGTCGGCGCTCTTGAGCAAACGCAGATCGGCCTTGAGCACGCCGCCCCCCAGCGGTTGGTTGCCGAGCAATCCGAGGAAGTGCTGACGGTAGATGTCTTCAAGTTCGGCGTAGTGATATTGAGCCGTCAGCCGCTCGTTGATCCTGTAATCGAAGCCGTACATGTCGAAATGATCGGCAGTGATGTTGCAGGCATAACGTTT
Proteins encoded in this window:
- a CDS encoding ABC transporter substrate-binding protein, which codes for MQPSVKALLAFTCMTLSSVSLGAQTLTIATVNNSDMIRMQKLSKTFETEHPDIQLNWVVLEENVLRQRLTTDIATQGGQFDVLTIGMYEAALWGAKGWLEPMKDLPASYALDDVFPSVREGLSVKGSLYALPFYAESSITYYRTDLFKDAGLTMPERPTWTQIAEFANTLTHKDKEQYGICLRGKAGWGENMALVTTVANAYGARWFDEQWKAQFNGPEWKNALNFYVDTMKKSGPPGASSNGFNENLALFNSGKCAIWVDASVAGSFVTDKTQSKVSDHVGFTYAPHEVTDKGSAWLYSWALAIPTSSKAKDAAKTFSAWATSREYGALVAQEDGIANVPPGTRASTYSEAYLNAAPFAKVTLESLKAADPGKPTLKPVPYIGIQLVTIPEFQGIGTQVGKSFSAALIGQTPVEQALAAAQQTTEREMKRAGYPK
- a CDS encoding carbohydrate ABC transporter permease, whose product is MNISTVKAHMEIPQPLRKRRFANPGWFLVSPSVALLLLWMIVPLGMTLYFSLIRYNLLNPGENEFVGLENFTYFLTDSGFMPGATNTLVLVGSVLLISVVLGVLISALLEASDFFGRGIVRVLLISPFFIMPTVGALIWKNLIFHPVSGILAYVWKLFGAQPVDWLAHYPLLSIIIIVSWQWLPFAILILMTAMQSLDQEQKEAARLDGAGPIAIFWHLTLPHLARPIAVVVMIETIFLLSVFAEIFTTTNGGPGYASTNLAYLIYNQALVQFDVGMASAGGLIAVVIANIAAIVLVRMIGKNLTDKA
- a CDS encoding carbohydrate ABC transporter permease — protein: MTLQQSRRLQSLLLGTLAWAIAILIFFPIFWMVLTSFKTEIDAFATPPQFIFTPTLENYLHINERSDYASFAWNSVVISFSATALCLLIAVPAAYSMAFYETQRTKGTLLWMLSTKMLPPVGVLMPIYLLAKSFGLLDTRIALIVIYTLINLPIVVWMIYTYFKDIPKDILEAARLDGATLTQEMLRVLLPIAKGGLASTVLLSLILCWNEAFWSLNLTSSKAAPLTALIASYSSPEGLFWAKLSAVSTLACAPILIFGWISQKQLVRGLSFGAVK
- a CDS encoding ABC transporter ATP-binding protein — protein: MANLKIKNLQKGFEGFSIIKGIDLEVNDKEFVVFVGPSGCGKSTLLRLIAGLEEVSGGTLELDGRDITEVSPAKRDLAMVFQTYALYPHMSVRKNMSFALDLAGVPKAEVEKKVGEAARILELGPMLERKPKQLSGGQRQRVAIGRAIVRNPKIFLFDEPLSNLDAALRVQMRLELLRLHKELQATMIYVTHDQVEAMTMADKVVVLNGGKIEQVGSPLDLYHQPANLFVAGFLGTPKMGFLKGQVSRVDGQGCEVQLDAGTRISLPLSGASLRVGDAVTLGIRPEHLELAAPGDCTLQVTADVSERLGSDTFCHVRTANGEALTLRVRGDLASRYGETLSLHLDASHCHLFDADGVAMTRPLRLAA
- a CDS encoding mannitol dehydrogenase family protein — its product is MKLDKHNLQRLAPKVVRPAYALSDTRHGIAHIGVGGFHRAHQAYYTDALMNQGEGLDWAICGVGLRGEDRRARDDLQQQDYLFTLFELGDTDDTQVRIIGAIRDILLAEDDAQALIDKLASPEIRIVSLTITEGGYCIDDSNGEFMAHLPQIQHDLSNPHAPKTVFGFLCAALAKRRAAGTPAFTLMSCDNLPHNGAVTRTALLAFATLLDADLRDWIERNVSFPNAMVDRITPMTSTRHRQQLADRHGVDDAWPVVCEPFAQWVLEDKFVNGRPAWEKVGVQFTDDVSPYEEMKIKLLNGSHLALTYLGFLKGYRFVHETMNDPLFVRYMRAYMDLDVTPQLSPVPGIDLTEYKNTLVARFSNQAIADQLERVCSDGSSKFPKFTVPTINRLIADGRETKRAALVVAAWALYLKGVDEHGETYAIADPRAAFCQALVADDALITQRLLAVEEIFGMAIPRSAEFVAAFEWCCNSLREVGVTRTLERILA
- the xylB gene encoding xylulokinase; translation: MATQQLFLGIDCGTQGTKAIILDAFSGQVLGQGAAAHKLISGANGRREQDTAQWLEAFSLSTRRALLAADADGQDILGIGVSGQQHGLVLLDDQGQVLRPAKLWCDTETTAQNDRLLNHLGGEKGSLERLGVVIAPGYTVSKLLWTQEQHPDVFARIAHILLPHDYLNFWLTGRSCSEYGDASGTGYFNVRTRQWDVQLLRDIDPSGRLHAALPELIDAHQAVGTLLPGIAEHLGINPQALVSSGGGDNMMGAIGTGNITPGAITMSLGSSGTVYAYAEQPNVSADAAVATFCSSSGGWLPLICTMNLTNATGAIRELFDLDIEHFNALVAQAPIGAEGVSMLPFLNGERVPALPHATGSVLGLTMTNLTRANLCRAVVEGTTFGLRYGLDLLRHNGLQSQRICLIGGGARSAVWRQIVADTMNMTVVCPEQSEAAALGAAIQAAWCKSRATGHEDSLADLCERCVKFDPASETLPIAQNVAASRLAYERYRQHVATL
- a CDS encoding carbohydrate kinase family protein translates to MYLVCGEALFDFFSENDASGLASKVNFKAIAGGSPFNVAVGLRRLGVEAALLAGLSTDYLGRRLLQVLEEEGVRTDYLVDFAAPTTLAMVAVGANGSPHYSFRGEGCADRQLQPGHLPALGPHVRGLHFGSFSLVVQPIADTLLELVRRESGKRLISLDPNVRLNPEPNIELWRSRVATLVEHADLIKVSDEDLGLLFPGQDPARVIEGWLQHRCQLVFLTRGGEGATVFSREHGSWSVPACAVVIADTVGAGDTFQAALIAWLTEQRLDSVEGVRQLSRQQIDSMVRFAVQAAALTCSKTGPDLPYRHQIELR
- a CDS encoding OprD family porin, which gives rise to MRPPFTFIRARQSFGFGALVLCAGFTAPVQASGFIDDTTAKIESRTVYFNRDFRDGHTSNEQGASKREESAQGFILNLQSGYTEGTLGFGVDALAMAGFKLDSSPDSSNSGLLPSSGSNPRGSADEYTKLGLTAKVRVSQSVLKYGALLPDVPLLKYNDGRLLPTMFNGAMLTSREVQDLNFMAARLDKYTARDSTDSQDIRVHCKNKRYACNITADHFDMYGFDYRINERLTAQYHYAELEDIYRQHFLGLLGNQPLGGGVLKADLRLLKSADSGAARAGSIDNRALSAMLAYALGGHTFSAGWQRMNGDNSMPYLDGTNPYLVNYVQVNDFAAAQERSWQLRYDYDFKAVGINGLTFLTRYVNGDHIKVPGSDQEGKEWERDSELKYVVQSGTFKDVSLRLRNATYRTNYQQYARDVDETRLIVSYNFSIL